From the Rhizobium leguminosarum bv. trifolii WSM1325 genome, one window contains:
- a CDS encoding conserved hypothetical protein (KEGG: rec:RHECIAT_PC0000454 hypothetical protein) — translation MPNADRKHIGAGAKGKGDGSGAMTDLDPDTLPPNMVLSNRDKAQHSRERGLDGKTVQTEQYQDHAANREPD, via the coding sequence ATGCCCAATGCGGATCGAAAGCACATCGGCGCCGGCGCCAAAGGCAAAGGTGACGGGTCAGGCGCAATGACTGATCTCGACCCGGACACTCTGCCGCCCAACATGGTCCTGTCCAACAGAGACAAGGCGCAGCACTCACGCGAGCGCGGTCTCGATGGCAAAACCGTGCAGACAGAGCAGTATCAAGACCATGCCGCCAACAGAGAGCCAGATTAG
- a CDS encoding conserved hypothetical protein (KEGG: smd:Smed_3780 hypothetical protein), with product MSSKVPPTPEANRSDKGSGETSHADNDGRLVAAAKNPDKVGQQGNSKVNTTHQGYQQDR from the coding sequence ATGAGCAGCAAAGTGCCGCCGACGCCGGAGGCCAACCGTTCCGACAAGGGTTCCGGCGAAACTTCCCACGCGGATAATGACGGCAGGCTGGTAGCTGCCGCCAAGAACCCAGACAAGGTCGGACAGCAAGGCAACAGCAAGGTCAACACGACCCATCAGGGTTACCAGCAGGATCGATAA
- a CDS encoding conserved hypothetical protein (KEGG: smd:Smed_3779 hypothetical protein) produces MSTSSKHPSTVRQGGPGASHESSRAPLEVKKPPAVSDNKARSGVSGGGGERDSHHTHDDARK; encoded by the coding sequence ATGTCGACATCATCGAAGCATCCATCCACAGTTCGTCAGGGCGGCCCTGGTGCGTCGCACGAAAGCAGCAGAGCGCCGCTGGAGGTAAAAAAGCCCCCGGCGGTATCGGATAACAAAGCGCGAAGCGGCGTATCGGGAGGAGGTGGCGAACGCGACAGCCACCATACTCATGATGATGCGCGCAAATGA
- a CDS encoding conserved hypothetical protein (KEGG: atc:AGR_pAT_694 hypothetical protein) — MPKYFFHIRRNDVFEEDLEGIDLASPEQAREEAVAAAREIVAEGIRRGDPADGATFEIMTEEGSLVATVPFRSAVGLE, encoded by the coding sequence ATGCCGAAGTATTTTTTCCACATCCGCCGGAACGATGTCTTCGAGGAAGATTTAGAAGGCATCGACTTGGCTTCGCCTGAACAGGCACGGGAGGAAGCGGTCGCGGCCGCTCGTGAAATCGTGGCGGAGGGGATCCGGAGGGGCGATCCGGCAGACGGAGCGACTTTCGAGATCATGACCGAAGAAGGCTCGCTGGTCGCAACCGTTCCTTTCCGGTCGGCTGTCGGCCTGGAATAG
- a CDS encoding conserved hypothetical protein (KEGG: rec:RHECIAT_PB0000068 hypothetical protein) — protein MTDFNLSLQMDDVNVLSDAVQTWYRHNHAAPTEQSMQLLCSAAVDLYNEGHRTREELVTLLIMKFDSLHSLQVNAPSSASHH, from the coding sequence ATGACGGACTTCAATCTCTCACTTCAGATGGACGACGTAAACGTGCTTTCCGATGCCGTCCAGACTTGGTACCGGCACAATCACGCTGCGCCGACGGAACAATCAATGCAGCTGCTTTGCAGCGCGGCGGTCGACCTCTATAATGAAGGACATAGGACGCGCGAGGAACTGGTCACGCTGCTGATCATGAAGTTTGATAGCCTTCACTCGCTGCAGGTAAACGCGCCATCGTCCGCGTCTCATCATTGA
- a CDS encoding hypothetical protein (KEGG: rec:RHECIAT_CH0002664 hypothetical protein): MLGLLIAVSGCSLTDPQRPMPGSLTYGKVVYSRYKPGTIVKNTFLDQFGYRSLSDIRFSQMALSNSLIRSRAQIFCGTDSGAAVLPLLFALLDA, from the coding sequence GTGCTCGGACTGCTCATCGCGGTCAGCGGTTGTTCACTGACAGACCCGCAGCGGCCAATGCCAGGCAGTCTGACCTACGGCAAGGTGGTCTACTCCCGGTATAAGCCAGGAACGATCGTGAAGAACACCTTCCTCGATCAATTCGGCTACCGGTCTTTGAGCGATATCAGGTTCAGCCAGATGGCACTCTCAAACTCACTTATCAGGTCACGGGCCCAGATTTTCTGTGGGACTGATTCAGGCGCCGCAGTACTGCCGCTGCTTTTCGCGCTCCTCGATGCCTGA
- a CDS encoding hypothetical protein (KEGG: sme:SM_b20236 hypothetical protein) produces MAAGIIVGLIVTAGLDLDPEIEWGVTGGINIKPTRRTAMTKKDGKTAAEVRGRIQSGDSGDIRSGFDPAAAPLETDAEAAGQPMSHEEIETALHTQSRGAADRQRDYDVAMREPGSAETTPQTTRSNPLRIFIATLALVALAVAIASWIYT; encoded by the coding sequence GTGGCCGCTGGCATCATTGTCGGCCTCATCGTCACCGCGGGGCTCGATCTCGATCCGGAGATTGAGTGGGGGGTGACGGGCGGCATCAACATCAAGCCAACTCGGAGGACCGCGATGACCAAGAAAGATGGCAAGACCGCTGCCGAGGTGCGCGGTCGAATCCAATCAGGAGACAGTGGAGACATCAGGTCGGGATTTGACCCCGCAGCCGCACCCCTCGAAACAGATGCTGAGGCCGCCGGTCAGCCGATGAGCCACGAAGAAATCGAAACGGCGCTTCATACCCAGAGCAGGGGAGCGGCCGATCGCCAGCGCGACTACGATGTCGCCATGCGTGAACCGGGGAGTGCAGAGACCACACCCCAGACGACGCGCTCTAACCCTCTGCGCATCTTCATCGCCACACTGGCTCTTGTTGCGCTGGCGGTTGCGATCGCGAGCTGGATTTACACCTGA
- a CDS encoding conserved hypothetical protein (KEGG: rec:RHECIAT_PC0000150 hypothetical protein) → MIEAMNLALVFGTLTLTCWMIGGAIAVFGNAEQCHPHRQQISEFVTLGLNILGLLCAIMMGAVLVAQ, encoded by the coding sequence ATGATCGAAGCGATGAACTTGGCACTTGTTTTTGGGACATTGACACTGACCTGCTGGATGATTGGCGGGGCTATTGCAGTCTTCGGAAATGCGGAGCAATGCCATCCCCACCGTCAGCAGATCAGCGAGTTCGTCACGCTCGGCTTGAACATCCTTGGACTCCTCTGCGCAATCATGATGGGAGCCGTTCTGGTCGCGCAGTAG
- a CDS encoding UbiA prenyltransferase (PFAM: UbiA prenyltransferase~KEGG: ret:RHE_CH03427 putative integral membrane prenyltransferase protein): MSSVGGSSTPQSSHSSRPLVIDLDGTLVRSDLLIETAFSELRRRPFSIVDLVLATCRGKACLKHRLSIPADFDPAILPFDPEVLNLIHTARHEGRQVYLASATHERLVSRISDHLGVFNGWFATDEMTNCAAEVKAEKLVAAFSDGGFDYVGNDAADLPVWRHAGKAYAIRSSARVARQLSRQCDDVEHLAYDRPTWRTWARLLRAHQYVKNGLVFIPLLTNQLFDVHSLANAALALIAFSLCASSVYVLNDLVDLQDDRGHRSKCRRPLACGEIPLSHALMAIPVLLLLSFMVALTITPAFILVLAGYFALTTAYSFVLKRKMILDVVTLAALYTARVVGGSAAISVWPSPWLLAFMMSWFLSLALVKRYTELISRRAANLPDSKSRDYKNGDIGMVGALAAGAGMNALTLYALYAASDSVQDLYTRPGILWLAGPILACWIARILLLAHRGLMHDDPVVFAIKDKVSLATLGVASAFVVAAL; the protein is encoded by the coding sequence ATGTCATCGGTGGGTGGCTCTTCGACACCGCAAAGTTCGCATTCGTCGCGGCCGCTGGTCATCGACCTCGATGGCACCTTGGTTCGATCCGACCTTCTGATCGAGACCGCCTTTTCTGAACTCAGGCGCCGCCCCTTTTCCATCGTTGACCTTGTCCTCGCAACGTGCAGGGGAAAGGCATGCCTCAAGCACCGTCTTTCCATACCGGCGGATTTCGATCCGGCTATCCTGCCCTTTGATCCCGAAGTTCTGAACTTGATCCATACGGCGCGGCATGAGGGACGTCAGGTCTATCTCGCATCCGCGACTCACGAGCGCCTTGTCTCGCGCATTTCCGACCATTTAGGTGTCTTCAACGGCTGGTTTGCAACCGACGAGATGACAAACTGCGCCGCCGAGGTGAAGGCGGAAAAGCTCGTCGCGGCCTTTAGCGATGGCGGCTTCGACTATGTCGGCAACGACGCGGCAGATCTGCCTGTATGGCGTCATGCCGGAAAAGCGTACGCAATTCGGTCGTCCGCCAGGGTTGCTCGGCAATTGTCGCGCCAATGCGACGATGTCGAACATCTTGCGTACGACAGACCGACCTGGCGGACTTGGGCGCGGTTGCTGCGGGCGCATCAATACGTCAAGAACGGGCTCGTCTTTATCCCGTTGCTGACAAATCAGCTCTTCGACGTCCATAGTCTCGCCAATGCCGCTCTGGCTTTGATCGCCTTCTCGCTTTGCGCGTCGAGCGTCTATGTGCTGAACGACCTGGTCGACCTTCAGGACGACCGCGGACATCGCAGCAAATGCCGCAGGCCGCTCGCTTGTGGCGAGATCCCGCTCTCACACGCGCTCATGGCAATCCCCGTTCTCCTTCTGCTGTCGTTTATGGTCGCCCTGACGATTACACCCGCCTTCATTTTGGTGCTCGCCGGATACTTTGCGTTGACCACCGCCTATTCGTTCGTTCTGAAGCGGAAGATGATCCTGGATGTCGTGACCCTTGCCGCTCTTTACACCGCACGCGTGGTAGGAGGGTCGGCGGCGATCTCTGTTTGGCCTTCTCCTTGGCTGCTCGCCTTCATGATGAGCTGGTTCCTATCGCTTGCACTCGTCAAGCGTTACACGGAGCTCATTTCGCGCCGAGCCGCGAACCTACCCGACTCCAAGAGCCGCGACTACAAGAATGGTGACATCGGCATGGTCGGCGCGTTGGCGGCCGGGGCCGGTATGAACGCGCTCACATTGTATGCGCTCTACGCTGCAAGCGACAGCGTGCAGGATCTCTACACTCGGCCAGGGATTTTATGGCTGGCTGGACCAATCTTGGCTTGTTGGATTGCCCGCATCCTGTTGCTGGCCCATAGGGGACTGATGCATGACGATCCGGTCGTATTTGCGATCAAAGACAAGGTGAGTCTTGCGACTCTGGGCGTTGCCAGCGCCTTTGTTGTCGCCGCACTGTGA
- a CDS encoding conserved hypothetical protein (KEGG: ret:RHE_CH03426 hypothetical protein) produces MRSHYGGEGIPPRIAVRYVVFAIVSTLANFAIQAAVVKIYPSQSLAPSMLAGTAAGFGLKYFLDKRWIFFDRYESHGDELLKIVLYGLFSVVTTIIFWGFEIVFWIVWRTDVAKYAGGAIGLAIGYVSKFALDRKFVFKLEGA; encoded by the coding sequence ATGCGTTCCCATTATGGGGGTGAAGGAATCCCGCCCCGGATCGCAGTTCGCTATGTCGTGTTCGCGATCGTCTCGACTTTGGCAAATTTTGCGATTCAGGCGGCTGTCGTGAAGATCTACCCGTCGCAAAGCCTCGCGCCGTCAATGCTCGCGGGCACTGCGGCTGGATTCGGGCTTAAGTACTTCCTCGACAAAAGGTGGATCTTCTTTGACCGATACGAATCGCACGGCGACGAATTGCTCAAGATCGTCCTTTACGGCCTGTTCAGCGTCGTGACGACAATCATATTCTGGGGATTCGAAATCGTCTTCTGGATAGTGTGGAGAACGGATGTTGCGAAGTATGCCGGCGGCGCGATCGGTCTGGCGATCGGTTACGTCTCAAAATTCGCGCTGGATCGAAAATTCGTTTTCAAGTTGGAGGGGGCGTGA
- a CDS encoding FAD linked oxidase domain protein (PFAM: FAD linked oxidase domain protein~KEGG: ret:RHE_CH03425 putative oxidoreductase protein) translates to MEGWGRYPRHKSEVIDCRLPETLPGLVSSRAGLIARGNGRSYGDAAVGEHLTLTCGGLNRMKSFDQMTGSLTVEGGVMLSEILRSFIPRGYFPPVVPGTKFVTVGGMIASDVHGKNHHRDGGFGEHLSEIKLVVAGGEILTCSRTQNSELFFATVGGMGLTGIIAEATFTLRPITTGWIVQSQVVTENLGDTLKALKQRDDAAYSVAWVDCLSRGASLGRSLIFVGEHAIANDIAQMPKAALLPHIKAARFSLPVDLPGWALNKASVSAFNELYYQAGARKAGRASLVDWNSYFFPLDGLLEWNRLYGKRGFLQHQCVVPDENALAVLSSMLDRFARSGKASFLAVLKRLRGGAGLLSFPAPGYTLALDLPVAPDVFQLLDEIDKLVVAAGGRLYLAKDARQSRHTFEAGYPQLQAFKEVRRTTGADRHFSSQLGKRLGI, encoded by the coding sequence ATGGAGGGATGGGGACGTTATCCACGCCATAAAAGTGAAGTGATTGATTGCAGGCTGCCGGAGACGCTGCCTGGACTGGTGTCATCGCGCGCGGGTCTGATTGCTCGCGGCAACGGCCGCTCGTATGGAGATGCCGCTGTCGGTGAGCATCTCACTTTGACCTGCGGCGGATTGAACCGGATGAAAAGCTTCGATCAGATGACTGGCTCCCTGACCGTCGAAGGTGGCGTCATGCTGTCAGAGATTCTCAGGTCGTTCATCCCCCGGGGCTATTTCCCCCCAGTGGTGCCAGGAACGAAGTTCGTCACGGTTGGAGGAATGATCGCATCCGATGTGCACGGGAAGAACCATCATCGCGACGGTGGCTTTGGAGAGCACCTTAGCGAAATCAAGCTGGTTGTTGCCGGTGGCGAGATCCTTACCTGCAGCAGAACCCAGAATTCCGAGCTTTTTTTCGCAACGGTCGGTGGTATGGGCCTGACGGGCATCATCGCTGAAGCTACTTTTACGCTGAGGCCCATCACTACCGGGTGGATTGTCCAAAGCCAAGTCGTGACAGAAAACCTTGGCGATACGCTGAAAGCCTTGAAGCAGAGAGATGACGCGGCCTATTCCGTCGCCTGGGTCGATTGCCTTTCGCGGGGCGCTTCGCTCGGCCGCTCGCTGATCTTTGTCGGAGAGCACGCCATCGCGAACGACATCGCTCAAATGCCAAAGGCAGCGCTATTGCCTCACATCAAGGCAGCCCGTTTTTCACTGCCGGTCGATCTGCCTGGTTGGGCGCTCAACAAAGCGAGTGTTTCTGCATTCAACGAACTTTACTATCAGGCGGGTGCCCGCAAAGCAGGCCGAGCCTCGTTGGTCGACTGGAACAGCTACTTCTTCCCGCTTGATGGTCTGCTCGAATGGAATCGCCTCTACGGCAAGCGCGGCTTTCTGCAGCATCAATGCGTGGTGCCTGACGAAAACGCACTTGCGGTTCTGAGCAGTATGCTCGATCGTTTCGCTCGTTCTGGGAAAGCCTCGTTCCTGGCCGTTCTGAAAAGGCTGAGGGGTGGCGCAGGCCTTCTGTCATTTCCGGCGCCAGGGTATACCCTCGCGCTCGACCTGCCGGTCGCGCCCGACGTGTTCCAGCTGTTAGACGAAATTGACAAGCTGGTTGTCGCGGCGGGAGGACGGCTCTATCTCGCCAAGGATGCGAGGCAATCCCGCCACACATTCGAAGCCGGTTACCCCCAACTGCAGGCGTTCAAGGAGGTGCGACGAACAACGGGGGCTGACCGACACTTTAGTTCCCAGCTGGGAAAAAGGCTTGGAATATGA
- a CDS encoding short-chain dehydrogenase/reductase SDR (PFAM: short-chain dehydrogenase/reductase SDR~KEGG: ret:RHE_CH03424 short chain dehydrogenase), which produces MKAIGKTLLLIGATSDIGRATALVYAEAGWDVHLVGRRRELVQREADDIVTRTGASVAAHELDILDTGRFEEFLSTVSPLPDTAICVVGELGEQARAERELEHAAMVMRTNFEGPALMLGLLASRFAARGSGTIVGISSVAGDRGRGSNYVYGAAKAGLTAFLSGLRNRLFTAGVRVLTIKPGFVRTGMTDGMKLPPMLTAEPAEVAQRIFAVADGSKGGDVVYVRRIWYPLMAIIRGVPEPIFKRLRL; this is translated from the coding sequence ATGAAAGCCATCGGCAAGACATTGCTCCTGATTGGCGCGACGTCGGATATTGGTCGTGCGACTGCCCTGGTCTATGCCGAGGCGGGCTGGGACGTTCATTTGGTCGGACGCAGGCGTGAGCTTGTTCAACGCGAGGCCGATGACATCGTCACGCGCACCGGCGCCTCCGTCGCAGCCCATGAACTGGATATTCTTGATACCGGCCGCTTCGAAGAGTTCCTGAGCACCGTGTCGCCATTGCCTGACACGGCCATTTGTGTCGTCGGCGAACTCGGCGAGCAGGCCCGCGCCGAAAGGGAACTCGAACACGCCGCTATGGTGATGCGGACGAATTTCGAAGGACCGGCTTTGATGCTCGGCCTCCTGGCAAGCCGGTTTGCCGCGCGTGGGTCCGGCACCATCGTCGGCATAAGTTCGGTCGCCGGCGACCGCGGGAGAGGATCAAACTATGTGTATGGCGCCGCGAAAGCTGGCCTAACGGCGTTCTTGTCCGGTCTCAGGAACAGACTATTCACAGCCGGGGTACGCGTCCTCACCATTAAACCCGGTTTTGTCCGAACGGGGATGACTGATGGAATGAAGCTTCCACCAATGCTTACGGCCGAGCCTGCAGAGGTCGCTCAAAGGATTTTCGCCGTTGCCGATGGCAGCAAGGGAGGGGACGTCGTCTATGTCAGACGGATTTGGTATCCACTCATGGCGATAATCCGAGGCGTCCCGGAACCGATCTTCAAAAGGTTGCGGCTGTGA
- a CDS encoding conserved hypothetical protein (KEGG: rec:RHECIAT_PC0000155 hypothetical protein), which translates to MKRRLFSAQVALLVVAVICSAMLALPGRTINTAFINDVLVFIDGAHRIAVGQVPNRDFHTALGPLVFYIPALGYFLSGNFGAAIPIGMALLIVAFMPAMIRVLLSRLSSPLAIALGIFLILILAVPINLGSPVRLLSFAMFYNRIGWVALGLILVLYLKPRSDAARNDVADILATAFLLLVQFYTKATYGLCGVAFLIFLLLDRQQRSWILLSLLLTVLAMIVIEFFWRGTLHHIEDLRAAARVSGDHDVRSILKNVRENLSDLVVFTVFALVAFWHIRSLRDLLYSGFCVGAGLAIINQNAHSWGIITLYCGSAVVVEKARRFQSVDPSAQMEKPARLAAALPLLLIFFLLPPIVHHGEAIALHTALAAENVGKPLGPPLFEDVREIDPPGGEPDFIQRYLDSIESGGALLQALPIPLERVFVLDFVNPFSAGLGIRPPTGDTAWFHWNRNINEKAYIPPEALFADVKIVMVPKTGINSLPLQELYGPFISKNYDMVQKTPEWTIYQRPQTALESEAR; encoded by the coding sequence ATGAAGCGCCGCCTTTTTTCCGCACAAGTTGCGCTCCTGGTGGTCGCGGTTATTTGTTCCGCGATGCTTGCCCTTCCTGGACGGACCATTAACACCGCTTTCATCAACGACGTTTTGGTATTCATTGATGGAGCGCATCGTATTGCTGTTGGGCAGGTGCCAAACCGTGATTTTCACACGGCGCTCGGACCATTGGTCTTCTATATCCCTGCCCTTGGCTACTTCCTGTCCGGAAATTTCGGCGCCGCGATACCGATAGGAATGGCGCTCCTGATCGTCGCGTTCATGCCTGCGATGATCCGTGTCCTTCTTTCGCGCCTCAGCTCGCCGTTAGCCATCGCCTTGGGCATATTCCTGATTCTTATTCTCGCTGTCCCTATCAATCTCGGAAGTCCGGTCCGGCTTCTTTCTTTCGCGATGTTCTACAATCGCATCGGCTGGGTCGCTCTCGGGCTCATCCTGGTTTTGTACCTGAAGCCGAGATCCGACGCCGCGCGCAACGACGTTGCAGACATTCTCGCGACGGCTTTTCTTCTACTTGTCCAATTCTACACGAAAGCAACCTACGGACTCTGCGGCGTGGCCTTTTTGATCTTCTTGTTGTTGGACCGGCAGCAACGTTCCTGGATCCTGCTCAGTCTGCTCCTGACCGTACTGGCAATGATCGTAATCGAGTTCTTCTGGCGCGGCACGCTTCATCATATAGAGGATCTGCGGGCCGCCGCACGGGTCAGCGGTGATCACGACGTTCGCAGCATACTGAAAAATGTCCGTGAGAATCTGTCGGATCTGGTGGTTTTCACGGTGTTTGCGCTGGTTGCCTTCTGGCACATCCGCAGCCTTCGAGACCTCCTCTACAGTGGCTTCTGCGTGGGTGCCGGATTGGCAATCATCAACCAGAACGCCCACAGCTGGGGTATCATCACCCTCTATTGCGGATCGGCCGTCGTCGTGGAAAAGGCACGGCGCTTTCAATCTGTCGATCCAAGCGCGCAAATGGAGAAGCCTGCTCGTCTTGCCGCTGCACTACCGCTGCTTCTGATCTTCTTTCTGTTGCCGCCCATCGTCCATCATGGAGAGGCGATCGCTCTCCACACGGCTCTTGCGGCGGAGAATGTGGGCAAGCCCCTTGGCCCTCCGCTTTTTGAGGACGTCCGGGAAATCGACCCGCCCGGTGGCGAGCCTGATTTCATACAGCGCTACCTCGATAGTATCGAAAGTGGGGGGGCCCTACTTCAGGCCCTGCCGATTCCGCTCGAACGGGTGTTCGTGCTCGATTTCGTCAACCCCTTTTCAGCGGGTCTCGGGATACGTCCTCCCACAGGTGACACTGCGTGGTTCCACTGGAACCGCAACATCAATGAGAAGGCTTACATCCCACCAGAAGCACTGTTCGCCGACGTGAAGATTGTGATGGTGCCGAAGACTGGCATCAATAGCCTGCCGTTGCAGGAGCTGTATGGCCCCTTCATTTCGAAGAACTACGACATGGTGCAGAAAACGCCGGAATGGACGATTTACCAGCGACCACAGACCGCGTTGGAAAGCGAGGCGCGATGA
- a CDS encoding conserved hypothetical protein (KEGG: ret:RHE_CH03422 hypothetical protein), with protein sequence MTQAVRSMPEQEGASPRAGRQTVWWTAIVPFALVLSALLALPSQTITSKYVNDLFVFLDGAHRIWSGQVPNVDFHTSLGALTFYIPAVGYGLSGSMGGAMPVGMAIVTLLFAAVAAAILGSRMHKALGLPLAAFLLLLVAAPANPGERIGDLTFAMFYNRLGWSSLGLLLVMYLPRLTSAGSKAVDAACASFLVLFMLYTKITYSVVELAFLVFLATDRRQIGWTALAFGMIAISVIAIELFWRGSLNYLADLRLAGENSGGLPALGALGYVFLNNFADLTVYAIAAGIFLVLAPSYRRLFFIGFCVLTGVLLIEQNFQRAGILTLGPSAAVITQSLLNGELSRLHRKARLVLSLLLAFLLVPAAISNASAVAIHARYAIAGQGEPMPLPEFSRIRLVETWSIGQYDYFVQYNRTLAEASDVLSQLGARQATVAVLDFVNPFSAGLALPPPIGDSVWYHWGRTLGPEYHPPAEEMFAHVDLILDPKWPIEIWTANGMRDIFAHYIARHYDKVRETTNWRIYRRNTGQRMALPAQQRQAAG encoded by the coding sequence ATGACCCAGGCAGTGAGGTCGATGCCGGAGCAGGAAGGCGCATCGCCACGGGCGGGCCGCCAAACCGTCTGGTGGACCGCCATCGTCCCATTTGCTCTGGTGCTTTCAGCTCTTCTCGCTCTGCCCAGCCAGACGATCACCTCCAAATACGTCAACGATCTGTTTGTTTTTCTCGATGGTGCGCATCGCATCTGGTCGGGACAAGTTCCGAACGTGGATTTCCATACGTCGCTTGGAGCGCTCACCTTCTATATTCCCGCTGTCGGCTATGGCCTTTCGGGAAGTATGGGCGGTGCGATGCCAGTGGGAATGGCCATAGTCACCCTCCTGTTCGCGGCCGTTGCCGCGGCGATCCTCGGCAGCCGCATGCACAAGGCGCTCGGTTTGCCGTTGGCAGCTTTTCTGCTTTTGCTCGTCGCGGCTCCTGCCAATCCTGGAGAACGGATCGGCGATCTCACATTTGCGATGTTCTACAATCGGCTGGGCTGGTCTTCGCTCGGTCTTCTTTTGGTCATGTACCTGCCCCGCCTAACCAGCGCTGGGAGCAAGGCCGTGGATGCCGCCTGTGCAAGCTTCCTCGTATTGTTCATGCTCTACACGAAGATCACCTATAGCGTTGTAGAGCTCGCATTTCTGGTCTTCCTGGCAACCGACCGACGTCAAATCGGCTGGACGGCGCTGGCGTTCGGGATGATCGCGATAAGCGTCATTGCCATCGAACTTTTCTGGCGCGGCAGCCTCAATTACCTCGCCGATCTGCGCCTTGCGGGCGAGAATAGTGGCGGGCTGCCGGCCCTCGGCGCTCTGGGGTACGTATTCCTGAACAATTTCGCTGACCTCACTGTCTACGCGATTGCCGCCGGCATCTTTCTTGTCCTCGCACCAAGCTACCGCCGTCTTTTTTTTATCGGTTTTTGCGTCTTAACCGGTGTGCTGCTGATTGAACAAAACTTTCAACGCGCGGGCATCCTGACGCTGGGGCCGAGCGCTGCTGTCATCACTCAATCTCTTTTGAATGGCGAGCTTTCCCGACTGCACCGGAAGGCTCGCCTCGTCCTATCGCTTCTGCTGGCATTTCTGCTTGTGCCAGCGGCGATAAGCAATGCCTCGGCTGTCGCCATTCATGCCCGTTACGCCATCGCCGGGCAGGGCGAGCCTATGCCGCTGCCGGAATTCTCGAGAATTCGGCTCGTCGAGACATGGAGTATTGGTCAGTACGACTACTTTGTGCAGTATAATCGCACTCTGGCTGAGGCGTCGGACGTGCTGTCCCAGTTGGGCGCTCGCCAGGCGACTGTCGCCGTATTGGACTTCGTCAACCCCTTCTCGGCCGGCTTGGCGCTTCCGCCGCCTATTGGCGACAGCGTCTGGTATCACTGGGGACGGACGCTCGGTCCCGAATACCATCCACCCGCGGAGGAGATGTTCGCACACGTCGACCTGATCCTCGATCCCAAGTGGCCCATCGAAATCTGGACGGCGAATGGCATGCGCGACATTTTTGCTCACTATATCGCCCGCCATTACGACAAAGTGCGGGAAACAACGAATTGGCGCATCTACCGCAGGAACACTGGACAGCGCATGGCCTTGCCCGCTCAGCAGCGTCAGGCCGCCGGATGA